A region from the Nitrospinota bacterium genome encodes:
- a CDS encoding phosphate ABC transporter substrate-binding protein, translating to MNRARNLLTALIMAMAVAAFNLSAGLASAGTVKVDPKISGYKKVSGVSGSVSSIGSDTLNNLMTLWAEGFNKLYPNTKVQIEGKGSSTAPPALISGTAQLGPMSRGMKETEIDQFEKKFGYKPTQIRVAVDALAVFVNKDNPIKSMSLEQVDAVFSKSRRRGAKDDMTAWDKLGLSGEWAGKPISLYGRNSASGTYGFFKEHVLKNGDYKDTVKEQPGSASVVQGVTGDKGAMGYSGIGYSTAGVRAVPLSEKEGAKVYEATAENAYAGTYPLSRFLYVYINKAPGKPLDPITKEFLKLVLAKEGQEVVVKDGYFPIPATVVAEELKKIE from the coding sequence ATGAATCGTGCGCGGAATCTGTTGACAGCGTTGATCATGGCGATGGCCGTGGCGGCCTTCAACCTTTCAGCGGGCCTGGCGTCCGCCGGAACGGTGAAGGTGGATCCAAAAATATCCGGTTATAAAAAGGTGAGCGGGGTCAGCGGGAGCGTGTCGAGCATAGGGTCGGACACTCTCAATAACCTGATGACCCTATGGGCCGAGGGGTTCAACAAGCTTTATCCGAACACCAAGGTGCAGATCGAAGGCAAGGGATCTTCCACGGCCCCTCCGGCCCTTATCAGCGGCACTGCGCAACTTGGGCCCATGTCGCGCGGGATGAAAGAGACCGAGATCGACCAGTTCGAGAAAAAGTTCGGCTACAAGCCCACGCAGATACGCGTGGCGGTGGACGCGCTGGCGGTGTTCGTCAACAAGGACAATCCCATAAAGTCCATGAGCCTGGAGCAGGTGGACGCGGTGTTCTCCAAGAGCCGCAGGCGCGGGGCCAAGGACGATATGACGGCGTGGGACAAGCTGGGACTTTCCGGCGAATGGGCGGGCAAGCCCATCAGCCTGTATGGCCGTAATTCGGCTTCTGGCACGTACGGCTTCTTCAAAGAGCACGTGCTGAAAAACGGCGACTATAAGGACACCGTGAAGGAACAGCCAGGCTCGGCCTCTGTGGTGCAGGGGGTGACCGGCGACAAGGGCGCCATGGGCTACAGCGGCATCGGGTACTCCACCGCCGGGGTACGCGCCGTTCCACTGTCGGAAAAAGAGGGCGCAAAGGTGTATGAAGCCACGGCGGAGAACGCATACGCGGGCACATATCCTCTTTCGCGCTTCCTTTATGTCTATATCAACAAGGCGCCGGGCAAGCCGCTCGATCCGATCACAAAGGAGTTCCTCAAGCTTGTCCTTGCCAAAGAAGGGCAGGAGGTCGTGGTAAAGGACGGATACTTCCCGATACCGGCGACCGTTGTGGCCGAAGAGCTGAAGAAAATCGAGTGA
- a CDS encoding HAMP domain-containing histidine kinase gives MTVTAEKICDSCKQSLDKADRAISAISHDIKSPMVAIAGFTEALLKETPGTGNEERWSDFLQRINKAAKASLALVEDILSLAKMEAGKEPVEPEWVHDLDNELKDIVSTFRMEAEAKGVSLDLEIKPLPAVRWDMRRLRYHAINNVLSNALKFTPAGGAVTLKAEKLDGEIILAVEDSGPGIPPDEHERIFNRFEQAGMRSHRVFKGAGLGLANARLFVERHGGRISVEDAKPHGARFVITLPVASNAI, from the coding sequence ATGACTGTTACCGCTGAAAAGATTTGCGATTCATGCAAGCAATCGCTGGACAAGGCCGACAGGGCCATCTCAGCAATAAGCCACGACATCAAGTCACCGATGGTGGCGATCGCCGGATTCACCGAAGCTCTCCTCAAGGAGACACCGGGGACCGGCAATGAGGAAAGATGGTCCGACTTCCTGCAAAGGATCAACAAGGCGGCCAAAGCCTCGCTTGCGCTGGTGGAGGACATCCTTTCGCTGGCGAAGATGGAAGCGGGAAAAGAGCCGGTGGAGCCTGAATGGGTGCATGACCTTGATAATGAGCTTAAGGACATCGTTTCAACTTTCCGCATGGAGGCCGAAGCCAAGGGTGTCAGCCTTGACTTGGAAATCAAGCCGCTTCCCGCTGTCCGGTGGGACATGCGCAGGCTGCGGTATCACGCAATCAACAACGTGCTTTCCAACGCGCTCAAGTTCACCCCGGCCGGAGGCGCTGTAACACTGAAAGCGGAAAAGCTGGACGGCGAAATCATTCTGGCCGTGGAGGACAGCGGACCGGGCATTCCGCCAGATGAACACGAACGGATCTTCAACAGGTTCGAGCAGGCCGGGATGCGGTCGCACCGTGTGTTCAAGGGGGCGGGACTGGGGCTGGCGAACGCCAGGCTTTTTGTGGAGCGCCACGGCGGCCGCATAAGCGTTGAGGACGCAAAGCCACATGGAGCCAGGTTTGTTATAACCCTGCCTGTGGCCTCAAACGCCATCTGA
- a CDS encoding Hsp20/alpha crystallin family protein, with protein sequence MLLARRDLKERPMADLDPFGALSLFGELWPASLFGPGDKPYSPAMDVTETEADYKVRLEVPGMDKNDIKIECDNNILTISGEKKRETEEKSEKIYRLERSYGAFARSLRFVGADTEKISASYSNGLLEVTVPKTQKAQPIKISVE encoded by the coding sequence ATGTTGCTGGCAAGGAGAGACTTAAAAGAGCGTCCGATGGCCGATCTGGATCCATTCGGAGCATTGTCCCTTTTCGGAGAGTTATGGCCCGCGTCCCTTTTCGGGCCCGGGGACAAGCCTTATTCCCCCGCAATGGACGTCACGGAGACCGAGGCCGATTACAAGGTGCGGCTGGAAGTCCCCGGCATGGACAAGAATGACATCAAGATAGAGTGCGACAACAACATTCTCACCATATCCGGCGAGAAGAAGCGCGAGACGGAGGAAAAGAGCGAAAAAATCTACCGGCTGGAACGGAGCTATGGCGCGTTCGCAAGGTCGCTCCGGTTCGTCGGCGCGGACACGGAGAAAATATCCGCCTCGTACAGTAACGGCCTGCTGGAGGTGACCGTGCCCAAGACCCAGAAGGCCCAGCCGATTAAGATATCGGTGGAATAA